One Aegilops tauschii subsp. strangulata cultivar AL8/78 chromosome 2, Aet v6.0, whole genome shotgun sequence genomic window, ATGCAGCAGTATCACATCAACATCAGGCCACGATGGCCGTTAACAGGCATGACAGAGTTCACCCGTAGCTCAGCCTGTTACTGTTATCCGAGGAGGACTTGGACTGTGTCTGCCGTCTCGCCACCCCGATCTCGCACGCGTTCACCCTCGACGCGAACCTCAGGGAGCAGAGAGTCTCCCCGGCTGAGGACGCCTCGGGCGAAACGTTGACGAACATGAGCGTCTTCGAGTCCCCACCAAGGCAAGGCTGCAACAAGCCAACAACACCAAGTCAATGTAAGAAGTTGTTCGCAGGTCGTTTATACATATGGGTTGTTACTTATGCAGCAGAGGGCACTCACCTGCAAGAGGTACGTGAGCTTCGAGTTCCTAAAGGGCACATGGTCATCGTTTTTCGCAATCGCAAAGATAACATCGCTGAGAGCTGACAGGCTCTTGTTGATGGCCTGAAACATCAACAAACATGTCAGTTAAAATCTGTGGCATCATTATCACCAAATCCCAACGTAGTTAAGGTTTCATGCTGAACTGCTCACCTGAGTTTCCTTCAAGCGTTCACCTGTTGCGCCACTTTTAGTAAGCCGTTCACTCCCAGCCAAATCAATCAAGTTCAGCACACCTTGCACTTGTTGGCCTGTGCTCTGCAATCAGATCAAAAGCACCATATTACTCTCAGTTTTCAATATCCGTATTCACTTACTAAGCAAAACCTTTGCAAAAAAAATAGCATACTCCTAGAAGAATGTCAGCAGCTGTTGGCATAATGATTTTGTAAAGTTTCAGACAGTGTTTGTTAAACTCAAAGTTGAGAGAGTGAACTACCTCATTTGATCCAAATATCTTTAGTGTGAAGACAAAATGGCTCCTGGAAGATTGCTCATTCATTTGGGTCTTACCTACAGACCTGTTTAAGTGTGGTGCATCAAATCAGATTCAGAAGATAATTATTGGGCACAAGTTTTTTGTTCGGCAATCAACTGTATACCTGCTATGAGATGCTTTCTCTAGAAGAGACGTCACATCAGCAGTGCTGAACACATTAGTAGTTGTAAGATCGGAGACTGTTGTGTTTCCCTGGGAATCATGCTTTATTGTGTATTGTTTACCGCCAGGCATCTCACTACTGGAGCGTCCTGGTGCTAACAAGTCACGAATTGTCTCATTGTATATTTCCAACATTGACGCCTGTGTGTAAATGTCTTAGTAacaacatggataatacaatatTGCAGGAGCTATATTGCAATGTAATGCACGGACTAACCTGCATACAATACTTCCATCCTTGAGATTCTAGAGACTGACTGGTCTTGAAAATTTGCTCCAAAGATCGAGGTATGATACCTTTCTGATCACGGCCTGGCTTACCCATCATTGTATAAGTTTTACCTGACCCTGTTTGACCATATGCAAATATGCATACCTGTACCATGCAAAGGTAAATTAAGCATAACAGCTATCATATTAACTGAAATGAAATAAATATTGCAGAGGCATGCAAATAAAATAGGTCTTGAAATCTATAAATAAGCTTGAGCCTCCAGGATGACAGTGACATAGAAGTGATTAGAATGTGTGTGATTAGTTAACTATTTTTTCACATACCACAAGGCACAAGAATAAACATTTGTAAAAGAATGTGCATATCAAATTGCAGTTTCTATGTGTGGCGGTGGTGGAAAAAACACAGATACCATTAGAATATGACAGATACTAAAATAAAACTGTTCTAACAGACGCTGCTACGGCCTAGTTACTACAAGAAAATGAATGACAATTCCAAGTTGCAACCAGGCAGTAGCAACAGCACTTAATTTTGTATTGAAAGATTATTACCTTGTATCCATCAAGCGCACTTTGGACTAGCTGTGACATTTCCACAAACACATCATCTTGCGAAGCGCTGTGATCGAAAACCTTGTCATATGAAAAAGAACATTTCTGACCTACAAATGCAAAACCAAAGGCATAATGTCTCGTTAGATTTGACACAAGAAACTATCAAAAGTATAATCAGCATAAGTGTGAGTAGCATAATTCACCTTGATTCATTAAATCAATACCACGCCCAGCATTTTCCACGGATGATGGATAAGAAATAATGGCTTCTTCCTGACCATTAGAATCGGTGTCCGACAGAAAAGGTCGAACCCTACAAAATACTCTGATATTGCCTTTTAGTTCCTGCAAAAAAAGAACATAATCAATACCAAGAGAGAAACCTGCATAATATTACAATACTTTTGTTTATAATTTGTTTTACAACAGATTAAGTCCATCCCCTGCCACTGTTTTGTAAGTATTACCAAGATGGTATTGTGCAGCTTCTTTCGTAGCTTGTCAGCTTCAATGATTTGAAACTCTGCATATGCCAAACGCTCTTCCAGATCTTTGATTGTCTCTTTCTGTGATTCATATCCTGTCATCGCCTCAATTGCAGTCACATCAGCATGCTGCATAAGCAAATAAATATATTAATCTTCAAATGATGTTATATATTTGCGAAAAATCATGAGCTACAAATATGCTTTTCTAACCTTCAGCTTCTCAGTTGCAACTGCAAGCTGCTTCTGCAATGTTTCAATTTGCTCTTGCTGTGAACTGCATGTTTCCTGAGGACAAGCATAATGTTAAGTCTTTCGCAGAAAAAGAAGCATAATGTCTAGCCAACTAGTCACATTTAACCAAATGAACTGAAAGCACAAACCTCAAAGGCTGCCGCCTTTATTCTCAAAAGTTCAGAGTCTTTCGAAGACTTTCTAGCCTGTTCGCTGTAAGTGGCCAGTTCCGCGGTCAAGGTATTCAGTTGAGCAACAGACTGATCACGGTCTTCTCTAACTTGTTGTAAATCAGCTCTGAGGCATTCTACTTCTTTTCTAAGTTCTTCTTTCACTCTAATTGCTTCTTTCTGGGAGGACTGAAAGAGTATAAAACAGATTGTGCAAACTATAAGTGAAAGAAAGAGTTGACTGAAAATACTAAGCCTGGAAACTGAAAACTACAATTTTACATGCCACAAACAAAACTCACCATGGAAGAATCCAACTGGTTCTTCATTGAGTTGTTAAGATCTTTCAGATTAGTCATGGCTTCCATCATTGCACTCTTCTCCCTTTGCAGCTTCGAAATGATTTCTCCGTTCTTCGATGTATCAGCTTGAAGATTACTGTTGTATTGCTGCAAGCTGGAGTTGTATTCCTGAAGTCTTTTGTTGGTGTCTTGGACCATTTTTAGCTAGTTCACAAATTTTGCAGTCAGCAAAAGGATTTACGATATGAACTCATGTGAAGACATCATGATTTGAACCTCTACCTGCTCACTGAACCGTTTTGCCTCATGAGTGACCCTTTCAAGATCGACGGTCAGTACATCCCGTGAAGCCTCGGCTGATTCCCTTTCTTCTCTTTCCTTTTCATAGGATTCCACAGCAATCTGCCAGTTTGGAAATTGAGAATTAAGGTTCAAGTCTCTATCGCATCAGATACATAATAGTGTCGTCGGAGTTCTCACCAGCCTGTCGGCCTTCTCCTTGTTCAAGCTCTCCTCCAGTGAGTCACACCGTGTTGTCATCTCCAAGTTTGCCGCTTTCAATTCTTCAAGCGCACCACCGAGCTGAGCCTCTGCAGAGACAATCCAACAAAATTCAGATTCTGAGAATATGGCAATATCtatatttttttgcatttttacGAACTACATTTTTTATGGTTGAACACCAGCAAATAATAAAATGGTGATCAGAACAGTAAGAACTCGGTAAAAATAGCTCAGTCTGAAAGACCAAACAGACAGACACAAAAGATGAAGCAGGAGCATTATAATGCAGGACTGAACACAGTCACGGGTTCGACGCCACCCAGAGGATGATAAATTGATGAGAGAAGAGTACGCAAGTGGTATAATAAATGAGTCACTTGTACCCTCGACAAGAACAAACAGTCACGGAAGGAGTTATGAGCATCAGAGAATAGAATTCCTCACCAAACTCTGCATGACGAGCATTGTCTGAATCAATCTGCCCCCGAAGCTTCTCCTGCTCGGCCAAGTAGCCGTCTTCCAGCTCCACCAGCCACCGGATGCAGGCCCTCAGCCTCTTGATGTACTCGCTCATCTGCTCCGTCCGGCCCTGCACAAATCCGACGGGTTCAGGAAACCCGACCACAAATCTGTAACGAAATCAACCCCAGGAAACCCGGGAAGAAGGAAGACCTTGTAGTCGTTCTTGGATTTGCCCTTCATCTTCTCGCTGAGCAGGCGGTCCACATCCTCCCTCCCGCTGAACTCGAAGGCGGGCGCCTCGGAGCCGGCCTCCGAGGGCGCCGGCTCGGCGTTGGCGCCGCCGCCGTTGTTGATGGCCGAGAGCACGTTGCGGCGCGGCGGCGCGTTGTACCCCATCCCCCGCCGCAGGCTCCCCAGGTTCTCCTTTTTCTGCGAGGCCACCATTACCACCAAGAAATCAGGAACAAATCGAAGAAATTCATTCACGGGAGAAAGAAAAGGGGAAAGAAAGAAGAGAAGGAGGGGTCACCTGGTACGGGCTGCGCGGCGTGAGGGAGGACGCCATGGGCGGGCGGGGATTATTACTAGCTGGATTAGGGGTTAATACTACTAGCGGAGAGTGAGCGGTCTCTCTTCTCCTCTCCTCGCCAGTGATGGACtggtggaggtggaggtggaggtgggTGGGGGAAAGGGAGCTTTCTCGGGATGGATGGAGGGGGGGCAGGGTGGAGTGGACTCGAAGGCAGCGGAATCCCTTTCCCTCCCGACCTCCCGTGGCTTAGAAGCGCCGACCGACCGACAGACCACGCCGCGCCGCCGGATCGGGAAGGAATCGCCTGCCGAGCGAGCGAGCTCCCCGGAGGTATTTCGGATCCGAGCGAGAAGCCCTAGAAGGCCGGAGGgggaggaggaagggggaggaagaggggggcggcggcggaggggagcGGAGCTATTTCAAAATGTTTCGAACGTTTTGGATGGGCACGGGGCACGCGGGGGCCTCGGGGGTGCCGTTGCAGGCCCGCCGGGCCCACGGTATTTACGGGCCTGCCACTGGCTGGCCGGTGCGCCGGCGCGCGGCGGCCTCGCGTCAGCGCGCGTGGGACTCGGGCAAGTGGCGCGGCGCGGTTCGCTTGGCCTGGGTTTTTTTTTGTTGGGGGGGGAGGGGCAGTTTGGGGATGGGGTTGCTGCGGGTGAACGGTCAGCTTCCGTGTCGTGGGCTTCGGGATGGGCCTACTGGCTTTGCTGGTGGGCCGAGACGAACGCGCCGCGCGGTGCGACGTTGCTCTCTCTCTGTGGCCGGCCTTGGGGTTGGTTGGGTTTTGGTCCGGGTCGCAAGGGAGGGGAGAGAAGTCAGCAGCACGGAGGTGCGGCGTCGCTGGCTGGCTTCAGTCGCTTCACTgcaggacgacgacgacgacgcgacGCTTATTTGATTTTTCTTTTATATTTTGATTTTGATTGATTGAGGGATGCGATGTATGCTTAATTTAGTTAGCCGTGCCTAATCCGGCTCGCTAATTAATCCTCCCCCGTCTTGTCGCTTTGCCGGATTAGCTCCTCGTGACCATCCTTTCCTTGGTCCAGATGTGTTAGGAAAATGGTACTATTTGATTTGCTGAACGTATCTTCTTCTGCTTTAGTTggtgtttcttttcttttttggttCGGTGGTGGTTCTTGTATAtattctactccctccgtaaactaatataaaagcgtttagaatactaaaatagttatctaaacgctcttatattagtttatagaGGGAGTACATACAGAAGATGATGGCCTCTGCCGACGATAATATTCTTCCGGCCGGTCTCGAGCGCTTTTGAAGCTGCCCTCAATATCAAGCTTCTACTAGTAGTATTATCTTTCTTGTACTTTACGTACAGGGGGCCGGGATGGTGTATCTATATGGTCCATGACTCAATTCCACGATGATGATTGCCGAGTTAGTGTGCTCGACTTTGCAATCATTAGCTTAGGGCCCGTTAATAAATATAATAACCCGTGGGTTTTTTTCTTTTCGCGACAAAATCTACCCGGTTTTTTTCTTTCTGTGTTCTCCTTGAGCTGTCCCTGCTGGAAGCTGCTGCTGCATCACTATACATACTGCACTGTCAACTAAGCACAAATGCCTCGTCAATCTGCGCATAATTCAAGCCCCCGGGAGAAAGGACGGACGAGCATGCATCACCTCGTCACCAGAAACCACGAAAAAGATAATAAAGGGAGTAGAGAGAATATATGGCGTGGTTTCGGTTTCAGCCAGAAAGGGCCGTGGAAACCATCGTGAGACTGGGGTGCGTCGCAAGGCACCCAACAAGCCAAGCCATCGTCGGTCAGGAGGCAATCAAATCAAGGCAACGCCGGGCCGTGGGTCGGTCAGTAGCCGCTGTGCAGCTGAGGGCAGGTGGTCGCCGCGGGGGATCGGCGGGCCGCTGTCGCTGCTTGCCCTTGCCGACGGCGACGCGAGCTATCAGCGTATCACTTGCCACCAAACCTGTCGCCACGCCGAAAGAAAGCGCCGTGGTCTGTGGGAATCGAACGCCCGCGGGAGTCCGGAGGCATGTGCGGGCGAGCACGACCGCGCACCCGCTGCCTGCCTGCCGTTCTCGTGCCCGCGCAGGGGGAGGGTGTGCCACTGCCACAGGGCGTCAATCGTCATGGCCAAGGGCGATGCACAGTGTCAACAGCACGAGAAACACAGACGTTTTCTAGGCCGGATTGATTGGGGTTTTCACACGCGTTCGCGCCCGGTGTCCTTTTTTTTTTAAATCTTTGTTAAAGAGAGGTGATGATTATTGCGGTATTTAAAGGAAGAGGGAAATGGAGGACGGCGTTTTAATGCTCGAGCTCGTCTGCTCCGATGGATGAacagtgaaattgaaaaaaaATAGCTAAGAAAAATGAAAACTTTGTTACACGAAAGATGAACTAGTTTTTCATGTGCGCGCACAATTTCATCGCGGTATAATATCGAAGGAGCAATGAACAAAAAAAAAGTCAAAGCTTTGAAAAAGATTTTCTAGAATACGGCTTTGAGATAGATTTagaatttttaattttttttggaCCACTAGATTTTTCCTCAAATGATAAGTGTCACACGTGCGGCACGACACGACCAAGAAACACAGACATTTTCTAGGCAGGATTGATTGGGGTTTCCAGACATGTTCACGCCCcggtttttcttttttcttttttaaaaaaaacttcgATCTGGCCGTTCACACAGTTCGCAGGCCCGACCACATCTATAATACATAAATAGTTGATCCCCACTAAGTCTAATTCTCTCAACATGCAGCCCTTCACATCATCAAATGTGCCACGTCATCATCCACTAGAACTATTTTGTAGCACATGCATACCCCAATTTAATTGTTCAATCTCCAATAGTCCAACATACATGCATACTCTTTGTTCACATATAATTACTTTCAGTTTAGAGCGTTGCATTCATATAGAATGTATCCAGGATTA contains:
- the LOC109736810 gene encoding kinesin-like protein KIN-14H, producing the protein MASSLTPRSPYQKKENLGSLRRGMGYNAPPRRNVLSAINNGGGANAEPAPSEAGSEAPAFEFSGREDVDRLLSEKMKGKSKNDYKGRTEQMSEYIKRLRACIRWLVELEDGYLAEQEKLRGQIDSDNARHAEFEAQLGGALEELKAANLEMTTRCDSLEESLNKEKADRLIAVESYEKEREERESAEASRDVLTVDLERVTHEAKRFSEQLKMVQDTNKRLQEYNSSLQQYNSNLQADTSKNGEIISKLQREKSAMMEAMTNLKDLNNSMKNQLDSSMSSQKEAIRVKEELRKEVECLRADLQQVREDRDQSVAQLNTLTAELATYSEQARKSSKDSELLRIKAAAFEETCSSQQEQIETLQKQLAVATEKLKHADVTAIEAMTGYESQKETIKDLEERLAYAEFQIIEADKLRKKLHNTILELKGNIRVFCRVRPFLSDTDSNGQEEAIISYPSSVENAGRGIDLMNQGQKCSFSYDKVFDHSASQDDVFVEMSQLVQSALDGYKVCIFAYGQTGSGKTYTMMGKPGRDQKGIIPRSLEQIFKTSQSLESQGWKYCMQASMLEIYNETIRDLLAPGRSSSEMPGGKQYTIKHDSQGNTTVSDLTTTNVFSTADVTSLLEKASHSRSVGKTQMNEQSSRSHFVFTLKIFGSNESTGQQVQGVLNLIDLAGSERLTKSGATGERLKETQAINKSLSALSDVIFAIAKNDDHVPFRNSKLTYLLQPCLGGDSKTLMFVNVSPEASSAGETLCSLRFASRVNACEIGVARRQTQSKSSSDNSNRLSYG